From a single Paraburkholderia sp. D15 genomic region:
- a CDS encoding response regulator, protein MTEEVSTQQAAYVLVVDDDEGILRLARKSLERAGCRVAICAGVESARTRLADATPDLLVLDYQLSGPETGLDFFRRLRSEGVRIPAILVTGFTDESRVIEALRAGVSDVVPKSGDYLDYLPEAVERVLSQVRLQRASDEALLLRDREQHYRTLSEALPHLVLTCNAEGDCDFLSKQWYDYTGLAESSSYGLAWLDAVHPDDREEIRRTWLKAVASRAGDYRHELRIRRHDGEYRWFDARVVAMRDADGNVSKWFGSCTDIHSQREAIEERERLLASEQAARQIAEDANRAKDRFLAMLSHELRTPLTPVLAGASVLEMIPDLPEQARASVRMIRRNVELEARLIDDLLDLTRVANGKLRLSLETVDVHEVMDSVLELFRSEIQVKQQDVHVHKLARHHYVLADRARLQQMLWNLIRNAAKFTPDGGHIYLRTRDERMHVQISVEDTGIGIEPEQIGKLFNAFEQGDQNMTRQFGGLGLGLAITKALTDVHGGTVIAQSPGAHCGATFTITLPTAAAPAAVEPVVVPSEARSGGLLTILLIEDHVDTAEVMAQLIRSLGHDVTVVGRVDDALAATQLQTFDLIVSDVGLPDGTGLDFIKAFREHSDAPAVALTGFGTDEDVRRCVSAGFTSHLTKPVNFGQLEAMIDSAVSRKEKKDA, encoded by the coding sequence ATGACCGAAGAAGTGTCCACGCAGCAAGCCGCATACGTGCTGGTCGTCGACGACGACGAAGGCATCCTGCGGCTCGCGCGCAAGTCGCTCGAACGCGCCGGCTGCCGGGTCGCGATCTGCGCCGGCGTCGAGTCGGCGCGCACGCGGCTCGCGGACGCCACGCCCGATCTGCTGGTGCTCGACTATCAGTTGAGCGGACCGGAGACCGGACTCGACTTCTTTCGCCGTCTGCGTTCGGAAGGCGTGCGGATTCCCGCGATCCTGGTGACGGGCTTCACCGACGAATCGCGCGTGATCGAAGCGTTGCGCGCGGGCGTATCGGACGTGGTGCCGAAATCGGGCGACTACCTCGATTACCTGCCGGAAGCCGTCGAGCGCGTGTTGTCGCAGGTGCGCCTGCAACGCGCGTCGGACGAAGCGTTGTTGTTGCGCGATCGCGAGCAGCACTACCGTACGTTGTCGGAAGCCTTGCCGCATCTCGTGCTGACCTGCAATGCCGAGGGCGATTGCGATTTTCTGTCGAAGCAGTGGTACGACTACACGGGCCTCGCCGAAAGCAGTTCGTACGGCCTCGCGTGGCTCGACGCGGTGCATCCGGACGATCGCGAGGAAATCCGCCGGACGTGGCTCAAGGCGGTCGCGAGCCGCGCCGGCGATTACCGGCACGAACTGCGGATTCGCCGTCACGACGGCGAATACCGCTGGTTCGACGCGCGCGTGGTGGCGATGCGCGACGCCGACGGCAACGTCAGCAAGTGGTTCGGCAGTTGCACGGACATTCATTCGCAGCGCGAGGCGATCGAGGAGCGCGAGCGGCTGCTCGCGTCCGAACAGGCCGCGCGGCAGATCGCCGAGGACGCGAACCGCGCGAAGGACCGCTTTCTCGCGATGCTGTCGCACGAATTGCGCACGCCGCTCACGCCGGTGCTGGCCGGCGCGAGCGTGCTGGAGATGATTCCCGATCTGCCCGAGCAGGCGCGCGCGAGCGTGCGGATGATTCGCCGCAACGTGGAACTGGAAGCGCGGTTGATCGACGATCTGCTCGACCTCACGCGGGTCGCGAACGGCAAGCTGCGTTTGTCGCTGGAGACCGTCGATGTGCACGAAGTGATGGACAGCGTGCTCGAACTGTTCCGCAGCGAAATCCAGGTGAAGCAGCAGGACGTGCACGTGCACAAGCTGGCGCGGCATCACTATGTGCTGGCCGACCGCGCGCGGCTGCAGCAGATGCTGTGGAACCTGATCCGCAACGCCGCCAAGTTCACGCCGGACGGCGGCCACATCTATCTGCGCACGCGCGACGAACGCATGCATGTGCAGATCTCGGTCGAGGATACCGGCATCGGGATCGAGCCGGAGCAGATCGGCAAGCTCTTCAACGCGTTCGAGCAGGGCGACCAGAACATGACGCGGCAGTTCGGCGGCCTCGGTCTCGGCCTCGCGATCACCAAGGCCTTGACCGACGTGCACGGCGGCACGGTCATTGCGCAAAGCCCCGGCGCGCACTGCGGCGCGACCTTCACGATCACGCTGCCCACCGCGGCCGCCCCCGCTGCGGTGGAACCGGTGGTGGTGCCGAGCGAAGCGCGCTCGGGCGGATTGCTGACCATTCTGCTGATCGAGGACCACGTGGATACCGCCGAGGTCATGGCGCAACTGATCCGCAGTCTCGGTCACGACGTGACCGTGGTGGGGCGCGTCGACGATGCGCTCGCCGCCACGCAGTTGCAGACTTTCGACCTGATCGTCAGCGACGTGGGTCTGCCGGACGGCACCGGGCTCGACTTCATCAAGGCGTTCCGCGAGCATTCGGATGCGCCGGCGGTCGCGTTGACCGGCTTCGGCACCGACGAGGACGTGCGCCGCTGCGTGAGCGCCGGCTTCACTTCGCATCTGACGAAGCCTGTCAATTTCGGCCAGCTCGAGGCGATGATCGACAGCGCGGTCAGCCGGAAAGAGAAGAAGGACGCTTAA
- a CDS encoding response regulator, whose translation MSHGETVSIVLIEDDDGHATLVERNLRRAGISNGFVRFRDGQQALDYFFGPAPQPASASASASADSANPIPARENLTNFVVLLDLKMPRVDGFEVLRRLKESPQTAAVPVIVLTTTDDPREISRCYELGCNVYITKPVEYDAFIEAVRRLGFFLQVVKLPPGHRLAAP comes from the coding sequence ATGAGTCACGGGGAAACGGTCAGCATCGTGCTGATCGAAGACGACGACGGCCATGCCACGCTCGTGGAGCGTAATCTTCGCCGTGCCGGTATTTCGAACGGCTTCGTGCGCTTTCGCGACGGGCAGCAGGCGCTCGATTATTTCTTCGGCCCGGCGCCTCAGCCGGCTTCGGCCTCGGCCTCGGCTTCGGCCGATTCCGCCAACCCGATCCCCGCGCGTGAAAATCTGACGAATTTCGTCGTCCTGCTCGACCTGAAGATGCCGCGCGTCGACGGCTTCGAGGTGCTGCGCCGTCTGAAGGAATCGCCGCAGACCGCCGCGGTGCCGGTAATCGTGCTGACCACCACCGACGACCCGCGCGAAATCTCGCGCTGCTACGAGCTCGGCTGCAACGTGTACATCACCAAGCCGGTCGAATACGACGCCTTCATCGAAGCGGTGCGCCGCCTCGGTTTTTTCCTGCAGGTGGTCAAGCTGCCGCCGGGCCATCGGCTCGCGGCGCCATGA
- a CDS encoding ATP-binding protein, with protein MKLFTKGLLLIAVPSVVELALLGVVFDTQEQTAQAAQWVNNSKQILYQSSAIVDPLLRQAARVRTGMAVGDPSFIDRHTVWVDLGDRLGNLDRLVAGTPQQVARVHRMQQAIDAYRAQTVEISRALHEGRNPTTFSALETEALPQQIAIFRDELAAFGEEASRLDAERGAALARRRERQQYALIAAVLGSMLIWAGTAVVFARSIGRRLETLTDNAERLGNGRTLAPPLSGDDEIAALDAVLHQTGARLRAAEAEQATLKTRLEARAQELAGVNEELRQETQDNEMFIYSVSHDLRSPLVNLQGFSKELQVSCDELDGIVEKAGLPPAEHRRMTHILDGDVRESLQYLRTAVTRAASIIDALLRISRAGRLEYQWQRVSVGRTVSRVVDALQGVIAQHAAVVTVRELPPAWGDPGAIEQIFSNLIGNALNYLDPARRGRIEVGALEPDPVDETEPRALRTRTYYVRDNGLGIPAAYMSKVFRAFQRLHGDVASGDGIGLAVVRRTVERHGGRVWVESAEGAGSTFFVVLPEQPARL; from the coding sequence ATGAAATTATTCACCAAGGGTCTGCTGCTGATTGCCGTGCCGAGCGTGGTCGAGCTGGCGCTTCTTGGCGTCGTCTTCGATACCCAGGAGCAGACAGCGCAAGCCGCCCAATGGGTGAACAACAGCAAGCAGATCCTTTACCAATCGTCGGCGATCGTCGACCCGCTGCTGCGTCAGGCCGCGCGCGTGCGCACCGGTATGGCCGTCGGCGATCCGTCGTTCATCGACCGGCATACGGTGTGGGTCGATCTCGGCGACCGGCTGGGCAATCTCGACCGCCTCGTCGCCGGCACGCCGCAGCAGGTCGCGCGCGTGCACAGGATGCAGCAGGCTATCGACGCGTATCGCGCGCAGACCGTCGAGATCTCCCGCGCATTGCACGAGGGGCGCAACCCGACCACCTTCAGCGCGCTCGAAACCGAAGCGCTGCCGCAACAGATCGCGATCTTTCGCGACGAACTGGCCGCGTTCGGCGAAGAAGCGTCGCGGCTCGATGCCGAACGCGGCGCGGCGCTCGCGCGTCGCCGCGAACGTCAGCAGTACGCGCTGATCGCCGCCGTGCTCGGCTCCATGTTGATCTGGGCTGGCACCGCCGTGGTGTTCGCGCGCAGCATCGGGCGCCGGCTGGAAACGCTGACCGACAATGCCGAGCGCCTCGGCAACGGACGGACGCTCGCACCGCCGCTGTCGGGCGACGACGAAATCGCCGCGCTCGACGCCGTGCTGCATCAGACCGGTGCGCGTCTGCGTGCCGCCGAAGCCGAGCAGGCCACGCTGAAGACGCGCCTCGAAGCGCGCGCGCAGGAGTTGGCGGGCGTCAATGAAGAGTTGCGTCAGGAGACGCAAGATAACGAAATGTTCATCTACAGCGTGTCGCACGATCTGCGCTCGCCGCTGGTGAATCTGCAAGGGTTTTCGAAGGAACTGCAGGTCTCGTGCGACGAGCTGGACGGCATCGTCGAGAAGGCGGGTCTGCCGCCGGCCGAGCATCGACGCATGACGCATATTCTCGATGGCGACGTGCGCGAGTCGCTGCAATATCTACGCACCGCGGTGACGCGCGCGGCCTCGATCATCGACGCGTTGTTGCGGATTTCACGCGCCGGCCGGCTCGAATACCAATGGCAGCGGGTCAGCGTCGGCCGCACGGTGAGCCGGGTCGTCGATGCGCTGCAAGGCGTGATCGCGCAACATGCGGCGGTGGTCACGGTGCGCGAGTTGCCGCCCGCGTGGGGCGACCCTGGCGCGATCGAACAGATCTTCAGCAACCTGATCGGCAATGCGCTGAATTATCTCGACCCGGCGCGGCGCGGGCGCATCGAGGTCGGGGCGCTGGAGCCCGATCCCGTGGACGAAACCGAGCCGCGCGCATTGCGCACGCGTACCTATTACGTGCGCGACAACGGGCTGGGGATTCCGGCGGCTTATATGTCGAAGGTGTTTCGCGCGTTCCAGCGTCTGCATGGCGACGTGGCGAGCGGCGACGGTATCGGCCTCGCGGTCGTGCGGCGCACGGTGGAGCGGCATGGCGGGCGCGTGTGGGTCGAATCGGCGGAGGGCGCGGGATCGACGTTCTTCGTCGTGCTGCCGGAACAGCCGGCGCGGCTTTGA
- a CDS encoding AsmA family protein — MAGSSTVGRRIGKIIAWLLAIIVILIAALVIFILTFDWNRARPYIDDKVTQAIGRPFAINGDLKVGWRHPVGETGWRAWVPWPRFSAANITVGNPDWTQRPQFATLDEIDFEVKVLPLLAHDIVIPAINLVNPSVDLERLLDGRDNWTFKLASSSGPSEWKLDLHDIAFSKGNIALSDQQKKVELQMVVDTLGQPIPIGEAMKQQEEASRKASAEAVGRAGASKLTAQANAQAASEAAAASAAAALGASATDINASGVTPATGASGALIAGGASEGASGAVSGSTASTMASASGASAAEGGSGTMANAGTAKREIPPYAIGWTIKGTYNKTPVSGSGKVGGVLALQDADRPFPVQADVKAGDLHVGLVGTITDPAHLAAVDLRLWLQGNSMARLYALTGVTLPDTPPYATEGRLVGQFKSSGNVFKYENFTGRVGGSDLNGSLTYTAREPRPLLQGELVSHLLQFSDLAPVIGADSNASKAKRGDATAQPSSKVLPVEEFRTDRWKAIDADVKFTGRRIVKNADLPITDLYTHVIMTDGVLSLEPLKFGVAGGSLASNIHLDGSTTPLKGRFSTSARHLKLKQLFPNFKTMQNALGEINGDAALTATGNSPAALAATSNGEVKALVTDGTVSRLLMEAAGLNVANVVYEKLFGQRDVKINCAAADFVATNGVLDSRVFALDTDDAVIDIDGNVNLRDESMDLGVHPHTKGFRVFSLRSPLYVKGTFKDPHVGVNAAALALRGGAAVGLGLINPFAALIPLLAPSNNKPLPCAQLLAQVRQAPTAPPPGVKQQPKAAISLDGAPVNKSSGGASGSSSNGGSNGSKSAPPAANRKPATLSPASAAEYKGS, encoded by the coding sequence ATGGCAGGGTCGAGCACAGTCGGACGGCGGATCGGAAAAATCATCGCGTGGCTCCTGGCGATCATCGTCATTCTGATTGCCGCGCTGGTCATCTTCATACTGACGTTCGACTGGAACCGCGCCCGGCCGTACATCGACGACAAGGTCACGCAGGCGATCGGCCGGCCGTTCGCGATCAACGGCGATCTGAAGGTCGGCTGGCGGCATCCGGTGGGCGAAACCGGCTGGCGCGCCTGGGTGCCCTGGCCGCGCTTCTCGGCGGCCAACATCACGGTGGGCAACCCGGACTGGACCCAACGCCCGCAATTCGCCACGCTCGACGAAATCGACTTCGAAGTGAAAGTCCTGCCGCTGCTCGCGCACGACATCGTGATCCCGGCCATCAATCTCGTGAACCCTTCCGTCGATCTGGAGCGTCTGCTCGACGGACGCGACAACTGGACGTTCAAGCTGGCGTCGTCGAGCGGACCGTCCGAATGGAAGCTCGATCTGCACGACATTGCGTTCTCGAAGGGCAACATCGCGCTGTCCGATCAGCAGAAGAAGGTCGAACTGCAGATGGTCGTCGATACGCTCGGCCAGCCGATTCCGATCGGCGAGGCGATGAAGCAGCAGGAAGAGGCATCGCGTAAGGCGTCGGCGGAGGCGGTGGGCCGCGCGGGCGCCAGCAAGCTGACCGCGCAGGCGAATGCGCAGGCGGCGTCGGAAGCCGCGGCGGCGTCGGCGGCGGCCGCGTTGGGTGCGTCGGCGACGGATATCAATGCGTCGGGCGTGACGCCGGCCACGGGCGCATCGGGCGCGCTGATCGCGGGCGGAGCCAGCGAGGGCGCGAGCGGCGCCGTCTCGGGCTCGACGGCATCGACCATGGCATCGGCTTCCGGCGCAAGCGCCGCCGAGGGTGGGAGCGGGACCATGGCCAACGCCGGTACCGCGAAACGTGAGATTCCGCCGTATGCGATCGGCTGGACCATCAAGGGCACGTACAACAAGACGCCGGTATCGGGCAGCGGCAAGGTCGGCGGCGTACTCGCGCTGCAGGACGCGGACCGTCCGTTCCCGGTGCAGGCCGACGTGAAGGCCGGCGACCTGCACGTGGGTCTCGTCGGCACGATCACCGACCCCGCGCATCTGGCGGCGGTCGATCTGCGCCTCTGGCTGCAAGGCAATAGCATGGCGCGGCTCTACGCGCTGACGGGCGTCACGTTGCCGGACACGCCGCCGTACGCGACCGAAGGGCGGCTGGTCGGTCAGTTCAAATCCAGCGGCAACGTTTTCAAGTATGAAAATTTTACAGGCCGGGTGGGCGGCAGCGATCTGAACGGTTCGTTGACCTATACCGCGCGTGAACCGCGGCCGTTGCTGCAGGGCGAACTGGTGTCGCATCTGCTGCAATTCTCCGATCTCGCGCCGGTGATCGGCGCCGATTCGAACGCGAGCAAGGCGAAGCGCGGCGATGCGACCGCGCAGCCGTCCAGCAAGGTGCTGCCGGTCGAGGAGTTCCGCACCGACCGCTGGAAGGCGATCGACGCCGACGTGAAGTTCACCGGCCGTCGCATCGTCAAGAACGCCGATCTGCCGATCACGGATCTCTACACGCACGTGATCATGACCGACGGCGTGCTGTCGCTCGAGCCGTTGAAATTCGGCGTGGCCGGCGGCTCGCTCGCATCGAACATTCATCTGGACGGCAGCACGACGCCGCTGAAGGGACGCTTCTCGACGTCGGCGCGGCATCTGAAGCTCAAGCAACTGTTCCCGAACTTCAAGACGATGCAGAACGCGCTCGGCGAAATCAACGGCGACGCCGCGTTGACGGCGACCGGCAATTCGCCCGCGGCCCTGGCGGCGACATCGAACGGCGAGGTGAAGGCGCTCGTCACCGACGGCACGGTCAGCCGGCTGCTGATGGAAGCGGCCGGGCTGAACGTCGCGAACGTCGTGTACGAAAAACTGTTCGGCCAGCGCGACGTGAAGATCAACTGCGCGGCCGCCGATTTCGTCGCGACCAACGGCGTGCTCGATTCGCGCGTCTTCGCGCTCGATACCGACGACGCGGTGATCGACATCGACGGCAACGTGAATCTGCGCGACGAATCCATGGACCTCGGCGTGCATCCGCATACGAAGGGCTTCCGGGTCTTCTCGCTGCGCTCGCCGCTGTACGTGAAGGGCACGTTCAAGGATCCGCACGTCGGCGTGAATGCGGCGGCGCTCGCGTTGCGCGGCGGCGCGGCGGTCGGGCTCGGCTTGATCAATCCGTTCGCGGCGCTGATTCCGCTGCTCGCGCCGAGCAACAACAAGCCGCTGCCGTGCGCGCAACTGCTCGCCCAGGTTAGGCAGGCGCCGACGGCGCCGCCGCCGGGCGTCAAGCAGCAGCCGAAGGCGGCGATCTCGCTGGATGGCGCGCCGGTCAACAAATCGTCGGGTGGGGCGTCGGGTAGTTCGTCGAACGGCGGCTCGAACGGTTCGAAGTCGGCGCCGCCGGCGGCGAATCGCAAGCCCGCGACGTTGTCGCCGGCAAGCGCGGCCGAATACAAGGGGAGCTGA
- a CDS encoding ATP-binding cassette domain-containing protein has protein sequence MTDVPLVLADGIVRRDKPGGQTLLQPTRFELHAGQRVAVTGPSGSGKSVFLRALALLDPLDAGRILWHGKPIERSAIPRYRRHVAYLRQRPALLDGSVEDNLRYPFELRAYRDVRFDRERAARLAVQAGRGADFLDKRASELSGGEAQITALIRVLQLAPEVLLLDEPTASLDPESSHAIEGLVRAWFDAEPGRHASMWVSHDPAQAARMSERRLTMRAGVLDEGVTGLQTRTGMQTRETRQNITQVPSQPNHEPRP, from the coding sequence ATGACCGACGTTCCCCTCGTCCTCGCCGACGGCATCGTCCGCCGCGACAAGCCCGGTGGCCAGACGCTGCTGCAGCCGACCCGCTTCGAGCTGCACGCGGGCCAGCGCGTCGCGGTCACCGGGCCGTCCGGCTCCGGCAAGAGCGTGTTCCTGCGCGCGCTCGCGCTGCTCGATCCGCTCGATGCAGGACGCATCTTGTGGCACGGCAAGCCGATCGAACGCAGCGCGATTCCGCGATACCGGCGCCACGTCGCGTATCTGCGTCAACGGCCCGCGCTCCTCGACGGCAGCGTCGAAGACAATCTGCGCTATCCGTTCGAATTGCGCGCGTATCGCGACGTGCGCTTCGATCGCGAGCGCGCGGCGCGGCTCGCCGTTCAGGCCGGACGTGGCGCCGATTTTCTCGACAAACGCGCCAGCGAACTGTCCGGCGGCGAAGCGCAGATCACCGCGTTGATTCGCGTGCTGCAACTCGCGCCCGAGGTCTTGCTGCTGGATGAACCGACCGCGTCGCTCGACCCGGAGTCGTCGCATGCGATCGAGGGATTGGTGCGCGCGTGGTTCGATGCCGAACCGGGCCGTCACGCGTCGATGTGGGTGTCGCACGATCCGGCGCAGGCCGCGCGCATGAGCGAGCGTCGCCTGACGATGCGCGCCGGCGTGCTCGACGAAGGCGTGACCGGTCTTCAGACACGCACCGGCATGCAGACACGAGAAACGCGGCAGAACATCACTCAAGTCCCATCGCAACCCAACCACGAGCCACGTCCATGA
- the fetB gene encoding iron export ABC transporter permease subunit FetB codes for MTLQNLSLWDVAIAALLIVVNGAISVALKLDLERQLAWAAVRTVVQLLAIGYVLGWVFHYDRWYVVLPLMIVMTLIAGFAGAQRGTFGYAGQRADSVMSIWVSSWLVGAVGLFVVIRIHPWYEPQYAIPILGMILGNTLTGVSLGIERMTEELTARRDRVDMALALGATRWEAAQAPARQAVRAGMMPTLNQMAVVGVVSLPGMMTGQVLAGQSPLQAVRYQIVIMFLIAASSALGTVGAVLLTYRRLFSAEHRFLAGRLVERAAARR; via the coding sequence ATGACCCTGCAAAACCTGAGTCTCTGGGACGTGGCGATCGCCGCGCTGCTGATCGTCGTGAACGGCGCAATCTCGGTCGCGCTGAAGCTCGATCTCGAACGCCAGCTCGCGTGGGCCGCGGTGCGCACCGTCGTGCAGTTGCTCGCGATCGGCTACGTGCTCGGCTGGGTGTTCCACTACGACCGCTGGTACGTCGTGCTGCCGCTGATGATCGTGATGACGCTGATCGCCGGATTCGCCGGCGCGCAACGCGGCACCTTCGGCTACGCCGGACAGCGCGCGGACAGCGTGATGTCGATCTGGGTCAGTTCGTGGCTGGTGGGCGCGGTCGGGCTGTTCGTCGTGATCCGCATTCATCCGTGGTACGAGCCGCAATACGCGATTCCGATTCTCGGGATGATCCTCGGCAATACGCTGACCGGCGTGTCGCTCGGCATCGAACGGATGACGGAGGAATTGACCGCGCGGCGCGATCGCGTCGACATGGCGCTCGCGCTCGGCGCGACGCGTTGGGAGGCGGCACAGGCGCCGGCTCGCCAGGCGGTGCGCGCGGGCATGATGCCGACGCTCAATCAGATGGCGGTGGTCGGCGTGGTGAGTTTGCCCGGCATGATGACCGGCCAGGTGCTGGCCGGGCAGTCGCCGTTGCAGGCCGTGCGCTATCAGATCGTGATCATGTTTCTGATCGCCGCGTCGTCAGCGTTGGGGACCGTGGGCGCGGTGCTGCTCACCTACCGGCGGCTGTTCTCGGCGGAGCACCGCTTTCTGGCCGGGCGGCTGGTGGAGCGTGCGGCAGCGAGACGCTGA
- a CDS encoding DUF6013 family protein produces the protein MSSSFKLSAVSVVATLACALVPAAHAATPITVTSQSALDGPIRYTVRVTSKQFGNAQETRTIRSGESDDFTWKTVPPGGAVAATDACPNYASLPIDTNGAMIRQTQIRFAPVVAADGTASVQLSFQAQTPHGVKTVTANGKTLKCPNDVTVSQILRFTMPVNGSTKTLTLSDGTEVAITAKR, from the coding sequence ATGAGCTCCAGCTTCAAACTCTCCGCCGTGTCCGTTGTCGCTACTCTCGCCTGCGCGCTCGTGCCGGCCGCGCACGCCGCCACGCCGATCACGGTCACATCCCAATCCGCACTCGACGGTCCGATCCGCTACACCGTGCGCGTCACGTCGAAGCAGTTCGGCAACGCCCAGGAAACCCGCACGATCCGCTCCGGCGAATCCGACGACTTCACGTGGAAAACCGTGCCGCCGGGCGGCGCGGTCGCCGCGACCGACGCGTGCCCGAACTATGCGTCGCTGCCCATCGACACCAACGGCGCGATGATCCGCCAGACGCAGATCCGTTTCGCCCCGGTCGTCGCTGCCGATGGCACGGCGAGCGTGCAGTTGAGCTTTCAGGCGCAGACGCCGCACGGCGTGAAGACGGTGACGGCCAACGGCAAAACGCTCAAGTGTCCGAACGACGTCACCGTCAGCCAGATTCTGCGTTTCACGATGCCGGTCAACGGCAGCACGAAGACGCTGACGCTGAGCGACGGCACGGAAGTGGCGATCACCGCGAAGCGTTGA